One Cohnella candidum genomic region harbors:
- a CDS encoding HNH endonuclease: MITVLNVDGQNLTPCLPHRAEREVNRARAVWIDERTIQLLYNPFVFQQYRKAALKRDHYTCLWCGLPASTVDHIVPSSKGGSDHPRNLLAACSDCNSKRGNRSAYACLKEKFLSVPNVMKLGYRIIKATYSHTGKVLGLRMKAFILR, encoded by the coding sequence ATGATCACAGTTCTCAATGTGGACGGCCAAAACCTCACCCCTTGTTTGCCTCACCGGGCCGAACGGGAAGTGAACCGAGCCCGTGCCGTCTGGATCGACGAGCGGACCATCCAATTACTCTACAACCCATTTGTTTTCCAACAATATCGAAAAGCCGCCTTAAAACGGGATCATTACACTTGTTTGTGGTGCGGACTGCCTGCATCGACGGTAGATCACATTGTTCCCTCCAGCAAAGGCGGGTCCGATCATCCTCGAAACTTGCTTGCTGCATGCAGCGATTGCAACTCGAAACGAGGTAACCGCTCGGCGTACGCCTGCCTTAAGGAGAAATTTCTTTCTGTTCCGAATGTAATGAAGCTCGGTTACCGCATTATTAAAGCAACATACAGTCATACGGGTAAAGTTCTAGGCCTGAGGATGAAGGCGTTCATCCTCCGTTAG
- a CDS encoding SDR family oxidoreductase: MSLKGKRVIVVGGTSGIGLSTAKAFLEEGAQVVIASRSSAKLSEAKQTLGGNVETYELDFRSEENAASLFKKVGEFDHLVITAGEGAMGDFRELPVDQAQTAFNSKFWGQYMTVKAALPYLNKEGSISLTSGVYGKRPAKGASTLAAINSALEGLMRGLAVDLAPIRVNVVSPGIVDTPVYAGMPEEHRKSMFNAIASQLPVGRVAQPEDIAEAYVYLAKNGFTTGTVILIEGGALLS, translated from the coding sequence ATGTCATTGAAAGGAAAGCGCGTCATTGTGGTGGGAGGTACTTCAGGTATCGGTCTGTCGACTGCGAAGGCATTTCTGGAGGAAGGGGCTCAGGTGGTTATTGCCAGCCGTTCCTCCGCCAAGCTCTCGGAAGCGAAACAGACGCTTGGCGGGAATGTCGAGACGTATGAGCTGGATTTTCGGAGCGAGGAGAACGCCGCGTCACTTTTCAAAAAGGTCGGCGAGTTCGATCACTTGGTGATTACGGCGGGCGAAGGCGCAATGGGCGATTTCCGCGAATTGCCGGTTGATCAGGCGCAAACCGCTTTTAACAGCAAGTTCTGGGGCCAGTATATGACGGTTAAAGCAGCGCTGCCCTATTTGAACAAAGAAGGGTCGATCTCCTTGACTTCCGGCGTTTACGGCAAACGGCCCGCGAAAGGTGCATCCACTCTAGCCGCAATCAATTCGGCATTGGAAGGTTTAATGCGCGGATTGGCGGTCGACCTTGCACCGATTCGGGTAAACGTAGTTTCTCCCGGAATCGTGGATACGCCTGTCTACGCGGGTATGCCGGAGGAACATCGGAAATCCATGTTCAACGCGATCGCGAGCCAGTTGCCTGTGGGACGGGTCGCGCAGCCGGAAGATATTGCGGAAGCTTATGTTTATCTTGCGAAAAACGGATTCACCACCGGTACCGTTATCCTGATCGAGGGCGGGGCGCTTCTGTCCTAG